The window TTTAACTAATTTACCAGGTATAACTTGAAAAATAGTTGCTGTTAAATCTATCCTTTTTTTTAATCTATCTAAAAGTTCATAGTCTTTGTATACAACTTTACCACCTAAAACCAAAGAAGGAACACTTACCTCTTGTTTATTATTAGATTTATCTATCAGAGTTAAATTAATTTTATTATTCTTATCTAAATAAAAAGTACCAACTTCATCTAATTTTGCTTCTAGTAATTTTAAATCTCCTCTCAGCTTTTTCATTAAAACTCTATTGTTTATTCTAACAAAATTATACACAGAAGAAGTTAATTCTTCTACAGATTGCTTTCCTAAATAAACAATTCCTTTTCTAGCTTTATAGACAGATAAAAAAGTCAGAAGGAAAACAATTAATGCTAAAGATAGTCCTATGCCTAAATACAATTTTGTAGTAAACTTCATTTTATTTAACATTGTCTCCCCCTTTTTTTGACTTTAAAAAACTATCCACTTCTTCCAAAAAAGCAGAAAGTAAATTTTTTTCTCCTTTTATCTTTTTTTTAATTTTTCCTTTAACAAAAATTACCCCACAATCTCTTCCCCCAGCCAGACCAATATCTGCGTCTTTTGCCTCTCCAGGACCATTTACTACACATCCCATTACAGCTACACTAAACACATCTTGAATATCTTTTAAAGCATCTTCTACTTTGTTTGCTAAAGCTATTAAATCTATTTCTGTTCTTCCACACGTAGGACAAGAAATTATTTCTGGCCCCCTCTGCCTTAATTCTAAAGAACGCAATATTTCCCACGCAACTTGTACTTCTTTAACTGGATCATCAGTAAGAGAAACTCTCAAAGTATCTCCAAGACCATTAAACAATAATATACCTAATCCTACAGAAGATTTTACAGTACCTCTCATAAAAGTGCCAGCCTCTGTAATACCTATGTGTAAAGGATAATACACTTTTTTAGCTAATAACTGATATGCCTTAATAGTTTTTAACACAGAAGAACATTTTAAGGAAATTTTAATATCAAAAAAATCTCGTTGTTCTAACATTCTTACATGTTTTAAAGCACTTTCTACCATAGCTTCTGGAGTTACTCCATTATATTTTAATAAAAGATCTTTTTCTAAAGAACCCCCATTTACTCCTATTCTTATAGGAACATTGTACTCTAATGCCTCTCTTACCACTAAATCAACTTTATCTTCAGAACCTATATTACCAGGATTTATTCTAAGACCATCTACACCTTCTTTTATAGAGATTAAAGCTAATCTATAATCAAAGTGAATATCAGCAACTAATGGGATATTTATTTTATTTTTTATTTTAGAAATTGATTTTGCCGCTTGTTCATCTAAAACAGCAACCCTAACTATTTCACACCCAACATTTTCTAATCTTTTAATTTGCTCAACTGTAGAGTTTACATCTCTAGTATCAGTATTAGTCATAGATTGTATTCTAATAGGGTTGTTTCCACCAATTCCAACATTTCCAATAAAAATTTCCTTTGTTTTATGGCGCATTATCTACTTAAAACCTCTTCTATTTTTTGAATAACATACTTACTAGAAATTTTTTTCATACAGTCATGATGACCATAAGGACATTTTTTATGTCCATGCAAACCACAAGGACGACAATCTAAATCTACCTCTATAATTTCTCCATTTTTATATGGATAAAATCCTAATTTTTTTACTGTAGGGCCAAAAATTGCTATTACATATGTATTTAAAGAAACTGCCATATGGACAGGAGCAGAATCATTGGAAATAAGTAATTTTGCTCCTTTAATTAAAGCAAAGCTTTCCCTTAACGTAGTTTTTCCTGCTAAATTTAAAACTTTTGCATAATTTTGTTTTATTTGTTCACAGACATTATTTTCTTGTTCACTTCCAAGTAATACAACAAAATAATTTTTTTCTACTAAATATTTAACTACTTCTTTAAAACCTTTAACGGTCCAGCACTTTGTAGGCCACTTACTCCCAGGAGCAATTGCTATGTATTTTTTAAATTTTAAATTTAAATTAGAAATAATTTTTTCTTCTTCTCGTTTAACATAAAGAGATGGTATTTTACAGATATTTTGGGTATCAAAATCAGGTAAACAACTTAACAATTTAAGATTACGCTCTATTTCATGCCCTCCAGAAAATTCATGTTTTTGAACACAGGTATATAAAAAAGAAAACCCAGCTTTATCAAATCCAACTCTTACAGGTATTTTAGCTAAAAATAAACTTAAAGAAGCTCTATGGGAACGATGAGGAGAAATAGCTAAATTAAATTTCTTTTTTTTTAAGTTCAAAATAAGATTAAAAAAACTAGAAGTTTTTTTATCAAAACAAATAAGTTCATCCACATATGGATTGTGTTTAAAAACCTCTTTGCCAAAAGATTTACATACTAAAGAAATTTTAGATTGAGGATAATTTTTTTTTAAAGATTGAATTAAGGGAGTGGTTAAAATAAGATCACCTAAAAATGCAGTTTGCCATACCAATATCTTCAATTATCCACTCCCTAAAAATTTTCTTAATTAAGTACATCAGACATAGAATACAATTTACCGGGTTTTTGATGTGCTAACCACTTTGCAGCCCTTAAAGCCCCTTGAGCAAAAGTTTCTCTAGAATGAGCTCTATGAGTAATCTCTATTCTTTCTCCTGGGCCTAAAAAATACACAGTATGATCTCCAACAACATCTCCACCTCGTAGGGTTTGCACGCCAATCTCTTCTGAGCTACGTTCTCCTATAATTCCATGCCTGCAAAATTTACCTACTTTATCCAAATCAACACCCCTTGCTTCTGCTAAACATTGAGCTAATTTTAAAGCTGTACCAGAAGGAGCATCTTTTTTAAATTTATGATGTATCTCACTTATTTCTAAGTCGTATTTTTCACCCAATATTTTTACTAATTGAGGTAAAATCTTTAAAAGCACATTTATTCCCACACTCATATTAGGAGCCCAAAGCAAAGAAATATCTTTAGAATTTTCTTTTAAATAAGAAAGTTCTTCTGAGCTAAATCCTGTAGTACCTATAACAGCTTTTCCTCCAACCTCTTTACAACATTTTACTGTATCTAAACTAACTTTAGGAACTGTAAAATCAATAACAACAGCACTAGGATATTTTAAAAGAGCATCTTGTAAATTTGTAGAAACAAAAGTAGAATATACTTCTAACCCATCAGTATTTCCTTCTCTCTCTATAACAGCACATAATGCATAATCTGGATCATTATCTGCTAATCTTGCTATAGTTGACCCCATTCTACCTTTTGCACCTAAAACAATAATTTCTGTTGCCATATTAATTCCCCTTTTTAGATTTTTACTTTATCTGCATTTAAAAATTCTAAATAACTTCCACCCATTTGTAAGGCAAGACAATTTCTTTTAGTAGCTAAATTTAAAATATCTTCGGATAAATTAAAAGTTGCAATTACAGGTACAATTTTTTTATCCTTATATTCAGGATACCAGTCATAAAAATTATTTAATGCATCTAAAAAATGTTCTACATATTTGCTTCTGTTGTAATCACTTTTTACATCTACAACAAATACTTTTCCATCTGCAACAGCAATTACATCATCTTCTCTACGCTTTCCATTTTTTCGCTTAACCCGTCTAACAGACATATCTTGTATATCCAAATTAAAATATCTTTTCAAAACATCTGGCAAACCTGGGGCAATAATATCTTCTGCTAATGTCCCCATCTTATTAGCCAACTCTCCCCACTTTCTATTTAATTCTGCTTTCATTTCTTCTACGGCATCTATTCTTTTTTGAGTATATGTTTTAAAATCACTCATTTCATCTTTAAAATCTTTCATTTCATTCTTAAAATCCAACATCTCATCCTTGAAACCTTTCATTTCGTCTTTAAAGTCTTTCATCTCATCTTTGAAATCCTTCATCTCATCTTTGAAGTCCTTCATCTCATCCTTGAAGTCTTTCATCTCGTCTTTAAAACTTTTCATTTCTTTACTAAGGCGATTAATCTGAATTTCAGCTTTTTGATAAAGCCATAAAGAACGCAAGAGCATTTCTTCTAACTCAGAAAGTTTCTTTTTATTTTTTCTAATTTCTTCCCATTGTTCTTGGTTTTCTTGTTCTATTTCTTCTAAAATTTGAGCTAAACTCATTTTTATTCCCCCTTAACGATAACTCACAAGCCTTAAAAATTCTTGCTCATTTATTATCTTTGTCCCAAATTGTTTTGCTTTTTGGAGTTTACTCCCTGGCTTTTCTCCCACAACTAAAAAATCTGTTTTTTTAGAAATAGAACTACTTACTCTTCCTCCTAAATCTTCAATTATTTTTTTTGCCTGTTCTCTAGAAAAGTGTTTAAGACTGCCAGTTAATACAAAAATTTTACCTTCTAATGGACGAAACTCATTATCTTTCTCTTTAACCTTTATAGGAAAAACTCCTAATTTTTTCAACTCTAACAAAAGTTTTTTATTCTCTTCTAATTTAAAAAATAAAACAATAGATCTTGCAACCTCAGGGCCAATATCCCTCAATTTACATAATTCTTCTTCTGAAGCCTTACTCAATTCTTCTAATGAACTATAATTCTTAGCTAAAATCTTTGCTGTTTGTTCACCAACATGCCTAATACCTAAAGCAAAAATCAATTTTTCTAATGTTATTTTATGCTTTGCCTTTGCTATTGAATTTATAATATTCTGAGCCAACTTTTCCCCCATTCTGGGTAAAGAAAGCAAATCTTGTTTTCTAAGTTTAAATAAGTCTGAAGGAGATTTGACTAATCCATTTTCAATAAAAATTGGGATCCATTTTTTACCAATGCCTTCAATATCTACACCTTTTTTGGAAACAAAATGAATAAGACTAGCCTCCAAACGAGCAGGACAAGATAAATTCACACAACGTATAGCCACTTCACTCCCAATTCGTTCTAATTTGCTCCCACATACAGGACAATGAGTAGGGAAAATAATATCTTTTTCTCTACCTGTTCTTTTTTCCACAAGAGGCCGAACTATCTCGGGTATAACATCTCCTGCTCTTTGCACAATAACATGATCATATATCTTTAATCCTTTTGCCTTAATCTCACTTTCATTATGCAATGTTGCCCTTGAAACAGTTGCTCCTCCTATATTTACAGGTTCCAAAACTGCAACAGGTGTAATTACTCCTGTGCGACCAACTTGAAAAACAACATCTTTTAAAACAGTTTCAGCTTGATGGGCAGGAAATTTTAAAGCCAAAGCAAATCTAGGAAATCTTGCAGTATAACCTAATTTCTCTTGAAAATCTAAGTTATTTACTTTTATTACCAAGCCATCTATCTCAAAAGGCAAATTTTCCCTTTTAATTTGAATTTCTTTAAAATAATTCTCTATTTCCTCAAAGTTTGTACACCTTTTTGCCTCTGGAACTACAGGTATGCCCATTTCTTTAAGGGCAAAATAAATATCCTCTTGAGTATTAAAACTAATATCTTCTAATTTACCCACTCCATAAGCAAAAAAGCGCAAAGGCCTTTTGGCTGTAATCTTTGGATCAAGCTGCCTTAAAGAACCTGCTGCAGCATTACGGGGATTGGCAAAAACTTTTTCTCCTTTAGCAACTTGATCATTATTCAATTTATAAAAATCTTTTTTAAATAAAACCACTTCTCCTCTAACTTCTAAATATACAGGAAAATCTCCGCGCAACTTAAGAGGCAAATTTTTAACAGTCTTTAAATTAGCTGTAATATCCTCTCCTATTTCTCCATCTCCTCTAGTTCCACCTGCAACAAACCTACCTTTAGAATAAACTAATTCTACGGCTAATCCATCTAGTTTTACTTCTACCCAATAATCAATATCTTTTTGTCTCAGTGTTTTTTCAATGCGTATACAAAACCCCTTTAATTCATCTAAAGAAAAGGCATTATCTAAACTATACATAGGTATAGAATGTCTAAATTCTTCAAACTTAGAAAGAGGCTTGCCCCCAATTTTTTGAGTAGGTGAAGCAGGATCTCTTAATTCAGGATATTTATCTTCTAACTCTAAAAGTTCTTTAAATAATCTATCATACTCTGCATCAGATATTTCAGGGTCATCTAATACATAGTAACGATAATTATGATATTCTATAATATTTCTAAGCTCTTCTACTCTTTTTTTAGCCCATAAAGGAAACGGCATTTACAAAATCTCCTCTATACGCTTTAAATTATCTTTATTGCCAACTACAATTAATGTATCTCCAGCAGAAATAACAGTTTTGGGACCAGGATTAAAAATCATTTTTCCGTCTGCCTTTTTTATTGCAATAATAATTAAATTATAACGAGGTCTAATTTCAGAATTAATCAAGTCCTTACCAACTAAAATGGAATTATCACTAATCACAAGTTCTTCCATTTGAAGATCTAAATGTTTTTCTAACAATGCTAATTCTAAAAAATCAGTAACTGTAGGTCTTAATACAACTTGCGCCATTCTTTTACCACCAATTACATATGGAGTAAGCACCCTATCAGCACCTGCAAACTCTAATTTTTGAATAGAATTCTCATGCTCAGCTCTAGCTATAATATTTAACTTAGGCACAAGTTGTCTTGCAGTAAGAGTGACATAAACATTTTGAGCTTCTTTACTTAAAGTAGTAATTAAGGCTTTTGCTTTTTTTAAATTAGCAGAAAGTAAAACTTGATCTGAAGTAGCATCTCCATGAATATATAAAATTCCTTCCATTTGTAATTCTTGAATAACCTGTTCATCTTGTTCTACAATTACTACAGGTAAACCTTCCTTTAAAATTTCTTTAGCTACTACAGAACCAATTCTACCATATCCACAAATAATAAAATGACCTTCTAATTTCTGAATAATTTTCTGCATTTTTCTCCTTCCAAGTAAATCTTGTAAATGTCCTTCCACTAAAAGTTGTGTAAAAGCTCCCATTAAAAATGCAAAATTACCTACACCCATAAAAATAAGAACAGAAGTTAACATCCTCGCCTTATGACTAAGTGGATGTACTTCCATAAAACCTACTGTGGAAAGAGTAATAATTACTTGATAAATACTTTCTCCTATTTCCCAGCCTTCTATATGCCAATAAATAAAAATACCAAAACAAAATACAAAACATAAACTAATAGTGCCTAAGGCTAGGGGAAAAAAATGGCCATATTTTACTTTCCAACGTAAATAACGGTTATTAAAAAATATTCTTTGATTCATATTTATTTCTTAATTATAAAAATAAAAAGTTAGATAAATTTTTATGTTCTTATTTGACCTTCTCCTAAAACAACAAATTTTGTTGTAGTAAGTTCTTTTATTCCCATTGGACCATATGCATGCAGCTTAGATGTAGAAATACCAATCTCTGCACCTAACCCAAATTCACCACCATCATTAAAACGAGTAGACGCATTAACAAAAACAGCAGAAGCATCAACCTCTTTTAAAAAACGCATAGCTCTAAAGTAATCTTTAGTTAAAATTGCTTCAGAATGATTAGATCCATATTTTTCTATATGTTTAAACGCCTCTTGCATAGAAGATACTATTTTTACAGCCAAATCAAGAGAAAGATATTCTTTTCCCCAATCTTCTTCTGTTGCAAGCTCACTTTTTTGGAAAATATTTTTACTTTTGGGACAAGCATGAAATATAACTCCTGCTTTTCCCAATTTTTCTTCTACCTTAGGCAAAAAAATCTCTGCAATATCTTTATGCACCAAAAGGCATTCCATTGCATTACATACCCCTGGACGTTGAACCTTGGCATTATAAACTATATCTAAAGACATATCTAAATCTGCATACTTATCTACATAAATATGGCATACCCCTTTATAATGCTTTAAAACAGGCATTTTTGCCTTTTTTACAACAGCACGAATCAATCCTTCTCCTCCGCGCGGAATAACTACATCTATAAACTCCTCTAATTCCAATAAATAATTAACAGCCTCCCTATCTGTTGTAGGTAAAGAAATAACACCATCTTCAGGTAAACCTGCCTTTTTTAAAGATTGTGCGATTAAAAAGCAAAGTATCTGATTAGAATAAAATGCTTCAGAACCTCCTCTCAAAATTACTGCATTACCTGCTTTTAAACACAAAATTGCAGCATCAATTGTAACATTTGGCCTAGATTCGTAAATTATAGCAATAACTCCTAAAGGAATACGCATTTTACCTACTCTAATACCACTAGGACGAACAACCATATCTTCTATTTTTCCCACAGGATCATCAAAACCAGCTACCTCTTTGCAGGCCGTTGCCATATCAGATATTGTTTTTTCAGTGATTCTAAGGCGTTCTATACGAGCAGCATCTAAACCATTTTTCTCTGCCATCTCTAAGTCTTTTCTATTCGCATCAAAAATATCTTGTTTTTTGGTTTCTAACATCTTTGCAAGTAAAAAAAGTGCCTCATTCTTCTGACTACTACTAATCTTTGCCAATTCTCTGGACGCGTTTTTACTTCTTTCTCCTATTTCTCTTATAACACCTTGTAACTCCATCTCTCCCCTCCCCTTTTAAAACTTTTTATTGTTTAACCCTAATAAGTTGTACAAAACAAAGCGAAATAAAACTTAAAACAGCTCCTCCAATAAAAGGAATTTTATAGTCATACATCCATAACATGCCCCCCAAAGCAGGTATAATAACAGCTACAATATGGTTAATAGTAAACCCTACGGCCATACTAGGAGCAATATCTTTAGGATCTGCGATCTTTTGAAAAAAAGATCTAATTGCTATAGCAAAATTAAAGAAAATATGATCTAAAATATACATTCCGCCTATTATCCATTTGTTATTAGAAAAAGCATAAACACAAAAAATAAAAATCAAAGAAAAATATTCTAAACTAAGTATTTTTCTTTCGCCAAACTTATTAATAGCCTTTCCAAGTAAAGGACTTACATAATAATTAATAATGTTATTTATCACAAAAAGTACAGATATTTCAAATATAGAGTAGTGAAATTTTTTAACTAAAAGAAAAACAGCAAAAGCTATAAAAATTTGGCGTCTAGCTCCAGCCAACAAAGTAAGGACATAAAAAAGCCAATACTTTGAGCGCAAAATCATTTTCTTGTGCTGAGGTGGCAAATTTTTATCAGAAGGATCTTGTAAAATTGCCCAAACTCCACCTACTATGGTTAACATGCCTAAAACTAAAAAAATTTGCTTATAATTTAACCAAAAGGCTAATAAAAATACAAAACCACCTGTAATAATGTTTACTAAAGAAGATATACCTTTTAGCCTGCCCATAACCAGAGGTGCTTGTTTTAAGTCAAAATACTGTAAAGTTAAAGATTGATTTAAAGTCTCATAATAATGAAAACCAAAAGACATCAAAATAGTACAAAAAATCAATCCATAAAAAGAAGGAAAAAATCCTGTTAAAGATATACCTACTCCCAAAACAATAACAGACAATGCTGCCAATTTGTGCTCTTTAAAAATAAACAACAAATAAATTACTAGTAAAGCTAAAAAACCAGGAACCTCTCTTACAGACTGTAATATTCCCATTTGTTGTCCATTTATTTGCACAATCTCTACTGCAAAATTATTTAATAATGTTCTCCATCCTTGAAATCCAAGTGTAGTAACCACAGTTAATACAAATAAAAACACATACATTTTACGCTGAGAATCTGACATTTATTACTCCAAAAATAATATTTTTTATTATTTTTAAGACTAGATAAACTTAAAACATAATTTAGCTCATAATTTATAAGCAAGCCATTAAAAACGATGAACTAAATAAATACCTACAAATATAAATATTATACCAAGTAATCTAAAGATACTAATAGGATGCACAGGAAATCCAAGTAATCCAAAATGGTCATATATCAAAGAAGCCATGACTTGGCCTGCCAAAACTAAGGCCATGAGAGTAATAGCGCCAACTTTTGGAGCTAAAATTACTGAAACCAATACAAAAAATGCCCCAAGTAAACCACCTGTCCAAGCCCACCAAGGCACACTTTTTATTTCTAGTATATTAGGTAAAGGAATTCTCAAAATCAAAATCAAAAAAATAAGGGCACAACTTCCCACCAAAAAAGATACAGCAGAGGCTAAGATAGGATGTCCAATCTTTGAGTCCAAAACACTATTTATCCCAGGTTGAGCAGCACCCAAAAAACCAGCTAAAATTCCTAAAATAAAATAAACCAACGTAGCTTTCATGATCTAAACTT is drawn from Desulfonauticus submarinus and contains these coding sequences:
- a CDS encoding MFS transporter, which produces MSDSQRKMYVFLFVLTVVTTLGFQGWRTLLNNFAVEIVQINGQQMGILQSVREVPGFLALLVIYLLFIFKEHKLAALSVIVLGVGISLTGFFPSFYGLIFCTILMSFGFHYYETLNQSLTLQYFDLKQAPLVMGRLKGISSLVNIITGGFVFLLAFWLNYKQIFLVLGMLTIVGGVWAILQDPSDKNLPPQHKKMILRSKYWLFYVLTLLAGARRQIFIAFAVFLLVKKFHYSIFEISVLFVINNIINYYVSPLLGKAINKFGERKILSLEYFSLIFIFCVYAFSNNKWIIGGMYILDHIFFNFAIAIRSFFQKIADPKDIAPSMAVGFTINHIVAVIIPALGGMLWMYDYKIPFIGGAVLSFISLCFVQLIRVKQ
- a CDS encoding glutamate-5-semialdehyde dehydrogenase; the protein is MELQGVIREIGERSKNASRELAKISSSQKNEALFLLAKMLETKKQDIFDANRKDLEMAEKNGLDAARIERLRITEKTISDMATACKEVAGFDDPVGKIEDMVVRPSGIRVGKMRIPLGVIAIIYESRPNVTIDAAILCLKAGNAVILRGGSEAFYSNQILCFLIAQSLKKAGLPEDGVISLPTTDREAVNYLLELEEFIDVVIPRGGEGLIRAVVKKAKMPVLKHYKGVCHIYVDKYADLDMSLDIVYNAKVQRPGVCNAMECLLVHKDIAEIFLPKVEEKLGKAGVIFHACPKSKNIFQKSELATEEDWGKEYLSLDLAVKIVSSMQEAFKHIEKYGSNHSEAILTKDYFRAMRFLKEVDASAVFVNASTRFNDGGEFGLGAEIGISTSKLHAYGPMGIKELTTTKFVVLGEGQIRT
- a CDS encoding DMT family transporter, which translates into the protein MKATLVYFILGILAGFLGAAQPGINSVLDSKIGHPILASAVSFLVGSCALIFLILILRIPLPNILEIKSVPWWAWTGGLLGAFFVLVSVILAPKVGAITLMALVLAGQVMASLIYDHFGLLGFPVHPISIFRLLGIIFIFVGIYLVHRF
- a CDS encoding potassium channel family protein; amino-acid sequence: MNQRIFFNNRYLRWKVKYGHFFPLALGTISLCFVFCFGIFIYWHIEGWEIGESIYQVIITLSTVGFMEVHPLSHKARMLTSVLIFMGVGNFAFLMGAFTQLLVEGHLQDLLGRRKMQKIIQKLEGHFIICGYGRIGSVVAKEILKEGLPVVIVEQDEQVIQELQMEGILYIHGDATSDQVLLSANLKKAKALITTLSKEAQNVYVTLTARQLVPKLNIIARAEHENSIQKLEFAGADRVLTPYVIGGKRMAQVVLRPTVTDFLELALLEKHLDLQMEELVISDNSILVGKDLINSEIRPRYNLIIIAIKKADGKMIFNPGPKTVISAGDTLIVVGNKDNLKRIEEIL
- the waaF gene encoding lipopolysaccharide heptosyltransferase II, encoding MKILVWQTAFLGDLILTTPLIQSLKKNYPQSKISLVCKSFGKEVFKHNPYVDELICFDKKTSSFFNLILNLKKKKFNLAISPHRSHRASLSLFLAKIPVRVGFDKAGFSFLYTCVQKHEFSGGHEIERNLKLLSCLPDFDTQNICKIPSLYVKREEEKIISNLNLKFKKYIAIAPGSKWPTKCWTVKGFKEVVKYLVEKNYFVVLLGSEQENNVCEQIKQNYAKVLNLAGKTTLRESFALIKGAKLLISNDSAPVHMAVSLNTYVIAIFGPTVKKLGFYPYKNGEIIEVDLDCRPCGLHGHKKCPYGHHDCMKKISSKYVIQKIEEVLSR
- the ligA gene encoding NAD-dependent DNA ligase LigA, whose amino-acid sequence is MPFPLWAKKRVEELRNIIEYHNYRYYVLDDPEISDAEYDRLFKELLELEDKYPELRDPASPTQKIGGKPLSKFEEFRHSIPMYSLDNAFSLDELKGFCIRIEKTLRQKDIDYWVEVKLDGLAVELVYSKGRFVAGGTRGDGEIGEDITANLKTVKNLPLKLRGDFPVYLEVRGEVVLFKKDFYKLNNDQVAKGEKVFANPRNAAAGSLRQLDPKITAKRPLRFFAYGVGKLEDISFNTQEDIYFALKEMGIPVVPEAKRCTNFEEIENYFKEIQIKRENLPFEIDGLVIKVNNLDFQEKLGYTARFPRFALALKFPAHQAETVLKDVVFQVGRTGVITPVAVLEPVNIGGATVSRATLHNESEIKAKGLKIYDHVIVQRAGDVIPEIVRPLVEKRTGREKDIIFPTHCPVCGSKLERIGSEVAIRCVNLSCPARLEASLIHFVSKKGVDIEGIGKKWIPIFIENGLVKSPSDLFKLRKQDLLSLPRMGEKLAQNIINSIAKAKHKITLEKLIFALGIRHVGEQTAKILAKNYSSLEELSKASEEELCKLRDIGPEVARSIVLFFKLEENKKLLLELKKLGVFPIKVKEKDNEFRPLEGKIFVLTGSLKHFSREQAKKIIEDLGGRVSSSISKKTDFLVVGEKPGSKLQKAKQFGTKIINEQEFLRLVSYR
- the dapB gene encoding 4-hydroxy-tetrahydrodipicolinate reductase; protein product: MATEIIVLGAKGRMGSTIARLADNDPDYALCAVIEREGNTDGLEVYSTFVSTNLQDALLKYPSAVVIDFTVPKVSLDTVKCCKEVGGKAVIGTTGFSSEELSYLKENSKDISLLWAPNMSVGINVLLKILPQLVKILGEKYDLEISEIHHKFKKDAPSGTALKLAQCLAEARGVDLDKVGKFCRHGIIGERSSEEIGVQTLRGGDVVGDHTVYFLGPGERIEITHRAHSRETFAQGALRAAKWLAHQKPGKLYSMSDVLN
- the ispG gene encoding flavodoxin-dependent (E)-4-hydroxy-3-methylbut-2-enyl-diphosphate synthase; this translates as MRHKTKEIFIGNVGIGGNNPIRIQSMTNTDTRDVNSTVEQIKRLENVGCEIVRVAVLDEQAAKSISKIKNKINIPLVADIHFDYRLALISIKEGVDGLRINPGNIGSEDKVDLVVREALEYNVPIRIGVNGGSLEKDLLLKYNGVTPEAMVESALKHVRMLEQRDFFDIKISLKCSSVLKTIKAYQLLAKKVYYPLHIGITEAGTFMRGTVKSSVGLGILLFNGLGDTLRVSLTDDPVKEVQVAWEILRSLELRQRGPEIISCPTCGRTEIDLIALANKVEDALKDIQDVFSVAVMGCVVNGPGEAKDADIGLAGGRDCGVIFVKGKIKKKIKGEKNLLSAFLEEVDSFLKSKKGGDNVK